A region of Prochlorococcus marinus subsp. pastoris str. CCMP1986 DNA encodes the following proteins:
- the cysK gene encoding cysteine synthase A — protein MAKIYEDNSFAIGNTPLVKLKSVTKNAKATVLAKIEGRNPAYSVKCRIGANMIWDAEKSGKLTKDKTIVEPTSGNTGIALAFTASARGYKLVLTMPESMSIERRRVMAVLGAEIVLTEASKGMPGAIAKAKEIAESNPSKYFMPGQFDNPANPEIHFKTTGPEIWDDCDGEIDVFVAGVGTGGTITGVSRYIKQEKGKNIVSVAVEPSHSPVITQTMNGEEVKSGPHKIQGIGAGFIPKNLDLSIVDKVEQVTNDESIEMALRLAKEEGLLVGISCGAAAAAAVRLAEQDEYAGKTIVVVLPDLAERYLSSIMFTEVPNGIIEEPVKA, from the coding sequence ATGGCAAAAATTTATGAGGACAACAGCTTTGCTATTGGAAACACTCCATTAGTAAAATTAAAATCAGTTACTAAAAACGCTAAAGCTACTGTATTAGCAAAAATTGAAGGTAGAAATCCTGCATATAGTGTTAAATGCAGGATTGGTGCAAACATGATATGGGATGCGGAGAAAAGCGGAAAACTTACAAAAGACAAAACTATCGTTGAACCTACCTCTGGAAATACTGGAATTGCCTTAGCTTTTACAGCTTCAGCAAGAGGTTACAAACTAGTCCTTACAATGCCAGAATCTATGTCTATTGAGAGGAGAAGGGTGATGGCAGTATTGGGCGCCGAAATTGTTTTAACAGAGGCTTCTAAAGGTATGCCAGGAGCAATTGCCAAAGCTAAAGAGATCGCAGAAAGTAATCCCTCTAAATATTTCATGCCAGGTCAATTTGATAATCCAGCAAACCCAGAAATTCATTTCAAAACAACTGGGCCTGAAATTTGGGATGATTGCGATGGTGAGATTGATGTTTTTGTTGCAGGGGTTGGAACAGGTGGAACAATTACAGGAGTTTCAAGATACATCAAACAAGAGAAGGGCAAGAATATTGTTTCTGTAGCAGTAGAACCATCACATAGCCCTGTTATTACACAGACAATGAATGGCGAAGAAGTTAAATCTGGACCACACAAAATACAAGGAATAGGCGCAGGATTTATTCCTAAAAACCTTGATTTATCAATTGTTGATAAAGTTGAGCAGGTTACTAATGATGAATCAATCGAGATGGCTCTTAGATTGGCAAAAGAAGAGGGGCTTCTCGTGGGAATATCTTGTGGAGCTGCTGCTGCTGCTGCTGTTAGATTAGCTGAGCAAGATGAATATGCAGGAAAAACTATAGTGGTTGTTTTACCAGATTTAGCTGAGAGGTATTTATCATCAATTATGTTTACCGAAGTTCCAAATGGAATAATTGAGGAGCCAGTTAAAGCTTAA
- a CDS encoding PLP-dependent transferase — MRNLLKNPIWRSLELGYSIPDNEHAVSVALPTWKDVINYEEKNPKCMELLKSIYPRFGLNPLVKRLCEKVKKESHLNDVGIWPYPNERIALKAKKYCDRNSSKGSTYIERRHNLAFLITRESASKYARYFWQHTGLGISSRAAAIELGLEDCPSKSLAIESCQRIKDRISKFTKTNSNDVHLTSSGMSALYTSLEIIYKLFPDRPTLQIGFPYVDVLKLPMNIFHGAKLITEENCKDIELEMIKINPAALIIELPSNPMLKCVNIKKISEIANKLNIPVIVDDTIGSNLNINSLEHADIVFTSLTKIFSGSGDILAGSLILNPKSRWIDQFRNAVNEVNLPMLSDGDMVSLEKASRDVKQRVFEQNKACLELKKRLENRKEIKNIFHPENCPNFNSILTSDGGYGCLLSFELKGGLEKAKKFYDSLQISKGPSLGTKFTLVCPYVLLAHYDELDWVESFNIPSHLIRVSVGLEDKDHLWRAFSEALNNF; from the coding sequence GTGAGGAATTTACTAAAAAATCCAATATGGAGAAGTTTAGAGTTGGGGTATTCGATTCCTGATAATGAACATGCTGTTTCTGTAGCTTTACCAACTTGGAAAGATGTAATTAATTATGAGGAAAAAAATCCAAAATGCATGGAATTGTTAAAGTCAATCTATCCTCGTTTTGGACTCAATCCTTTAGTAAAAAGATTATGTGAAAAGGTAAAAAAAGAAAGTCACTTAAATGATGTAGGTATCTGGCCTTATCCAAATGAAAGAATAGCTTTAAAAGCAAAAAAATACTGTGATAGAAATTCTTCTAAAGGATCTACATATATTGAAAGAAGGCATAATTTAGCTTTTTTAATTACTAGAGAATCAGCGAGCAAATATGCAAGATATTTTTGGCAACATACCGGTCTCGGTATATCTTCAAGAGCGGCTGCAATTGAATTGGGCCTAGAGGATTGCCCTTCGAAATCTTTAGCGATAGAAAGTTGTCAAAGAATAAAAGATAGAATTTCTAAGTTTACAAAAACAAACTCTAATGATGTTCACTTGACCTCATCTGGCATGTCAGCGTTATACACATCATTAGAAATAATATATAAATTATTTCCAGATAGACCTACACTTCAAATTGGTTTTCCATATGTAGATGTACTTAAATTACCAATGAATATCTTTCATGGAGCCAAGTTAATAACAGAAGAAAATTGCAAGGATATTGAATTAGAAATGATAAAAATAAATCCAGCAGCCTTGATAATTGAATTACCAAGTAATCCAATGCTCAAATGTGTGAACATAAAAAAAATTTCAGAAATAGCTAATAAATTAAATATACCTGTGATAGTTGACGATACTATTGGTTCAAATTTAAATATAAATTCTTTAGAACATGCAGATATCGTTTTCACTTCACTAACAAAAATCTTTTCCGGTAGCGGGGATATTCTTGCTGGGTCACTAATACTAAATCCAAAAAGCAGATGGATTGATCAGTTTAGAAATGCCGTAAATGAAGTCAACCTTCCAATGCTTTCAGATGGCGATATGGTTTCACTCGAAAAAGCTAGTAGAGATGTAAAACAAAGAGTTTTTGAGCAAAATAAAGCATGTTTAGAATTAAAAAAAAGATTAGAAAACCGTAAAGAGATCAAAAATATTTTCCATCCCGAAAATTGTCCTAATTTCAATTCCATACTTACTTCTGATGGGGGATATGGTTGCTTATTATCGTTTGAATTAAAAGGAGGTCTTGAGAAAGCTAAAAAGTTTTATGATTCTCTTCAAATATCAAAAGGACCTAGTTTAGGTACAAAATTTACCCTTGTATGTCCTTATGTTTTATTAGCTCATTATGACGAATTAGATTGGGTTGAAAGTTTTAACATTCCTTCGCACCTTATTAGAGTATCTGTTGGACTAGAAGATAAAGATCACTTATGGAGAGCCTTTTCTGAAGCATTAAATAATTTTTAA
- a CDS encoding trans-sulfuration enzyme family protein, whose protein sequence is MGNKKNIIKKPGVKTLSIHHGETFSEETGCVMPPIFSTSTFKHGNKGNFDYTRSGNPNFKILENILKSIEESKYCTIFGSGISAVTAITSSLKSGDKILCESNLYGCTVRMFDKIFKKFGIQVLYTDLANKENLKKIKDFQPTLIWLESPTNPLLKVLDIKLICDEANKYKIPVVLDNTFSTALIQKPLELGATLSLISTTKFINGHSDALGGAVLTNNEEWNSKMLFSQKALGLQPSPFDTWLITRGVKTLPLRIEQQTKSAEIISKEIANHRIISKVFYPFNQKHPQFNLAKSQMKSGGSMITLKLNLNKSDTFKFCKSLRYFSLAESLGGVESLICHPATMTHASVDDKTKNLLGIDDSLIRLSVGCEDTNDLISDILFALNRF, encoded by the coding sequence ATGGGAAATAAGAAAAATATTATCAAAAAGCCAGGTGTTAAAACCTTATCAATTCATCATGGAGAAACATTTTCTGAAGAAACTGGATGTGTCATGCCACCAATTTTTTCTACCTCAACATTTAAACATGGTAATAAGGGCAATTTCGATTACACCAGATCAGGTAATCCAAACTTTAAAATTCTAGAAAATATACTTAAATCCATAGAAGAATCCAAATATTGTACAATTTTTGGGTCTGGCATAAGTGCAGTAACTGCAATTACATCTTCATTAAAATCAGGCGATAAAATACTATGCGAGTCAAATCTATATGGTTGTACTGTAAGAATGTTCGATAAAATATTCAAAAAATTTGGAATACAAGTTTTATATACAGATTTAGCAAATAAAGAAAATTTAAAAAAAATTAAAGACTTTCAGCCAACTTTAATCTGGCTCGAAAGTCCAACAAATCCTCTTTTGAAAGTACTTGATATTAAACTTATTTGTGATGAAGCTAATAAGTACAAAATACCTGTTGTTCTAGATAATACCTTTTCTACAGCTCTTATTCAAAAACCTCTAGAACTAGGCGCAACACTATCTCTTATAAGTACAACAAAATTTATAAATGGCCATAGTGATGCACTTGGTGGAGCAGTCCTAACAAACAATGAGGAATGGAATAGTAAGATGCTTTTCTCTCAAAAAGCTTTAGGACTTCAACCCTCGCCTTTTGATACATGGTTAATTACAAGAGGGGTAAAAACTCTCCCTCTAAGAATCGAACAACAAACAAAAAGTGCAGAGATAATTTCTAAGGAAATTGCAAATCATAGAATAATTAGTAAAGTTTTTTATCCCTTTAATCAAAAACATCCACAATTTAATTTAGCAAAATCACAAATGAAATCTGGTGGTTCAATGATCACCCTTAAATTAAATTTAAACAAATCGGACACTTTTAAATTTTGTAAATCACTCAGATATTTCTCATTAGCAGAGAGTCTTGGTGGTGTTGAAAGTTTAATTTGCCACCCAGCAACAATGACTCATGCATCTGTTGATGACAAAACAAAAAACCTCCTAGGTATTGATGATTCACTTATAAGATTGTCGGTAGGTTGTGAAGATACAAATGATTTAATTTCAGATATCTTATTTGCCTTAAATAGATTCTAA
- the rpsD gene encoding 30S ribosomal protein S4, translated as MSRYRGPRLRVTRRLGELPGLTRKASKKSNPPGQHGQARRKRSEYAIRLEEKQKLRFNYGVSERQLVRYVKKARAQEGSTGTNLLRLLENRLDNVCFRLGFGGTIPGSRQLVNHGHVTINGKVLDIAGYQCKPGDVISIKENKASKKLVEGNIEFPGLANVPPHIELDKPKLTGKINGKCDREWVALEINELLVVEYYSRKV; from the coding sequence ATGTCAAGATACCGCGGCCCAAGATTAAGGGTTACGCGTCGCTTGGGAGAACTACCAGGTCTCACTAGGAAAGCTTCAAAGAAGTCTAATCCTCCAGGTCAGCACGGTCAAGCCCGTCGCAAGCGATCAGAATACGCAATTCGTCTAGAAGAAAAGCAGAAACTTAGATTCAACTATGGAGTTTCTGAAAGGCAACTAGTTCGTTACGTTAAAAAAGCTAGGGCTCAAGAAGGCTCTACAGGAACCAATCTCCTTAGACTTTTAGAAAACAGATTAGATAATGTTTGTTTTAGATTAGGTTTTGGTGGAACAATACCAGGTTCAAGACAATTAGTAAATCATGGGCATGTAACCATTAACGGAAAAGTTCTTGATATTGCAGGTTACCAATGTAAACCAGGAGATGTAATTAGCATTAAAGAAAACAAAGCGAGTAAAAAACTTGTTGAAGGTAATATTGAATTTCCTGGTTTAGCTAATGTTCCTCCTCATATAGAGTTAGACAAACCTAAGTTAACAGGCAAAATCAACGGAAAGTGTGATAGAGAATGGGTCGCGCTTGAAATAAACGAGTTATTAGTTGTTGAATACTATTCAAGAAAAGTATAA
- the yidD gene encoding membrane protein insertion efficiency factor YidD, translating into MFKTINKSITSILLFMISCYQKWFSPFFGPRCRFIPSCSSYGYEAITRHGPWKGGWLTLRRLSRCHPLTPCGCDPVPD; encoded by the coding sequence GTGTTCAAAACTATTAATAAATCAATTACTTCTATACTTCTATTTATGATTTCCTGTTATCAAAAGTGGTTTTCTCCTTTTTTTGGACCAAGATGTAGATTTATACCAAGCTGCAGCTCCTATGGATACGAGGCAATTACTAGACATGGACCTTGGAAGGGAGGGTGGTTAACTTTAAGAAGATTAAGTAGATGTCATCCTTTAACTCCCTGTGGATGTGACCCTGTGCCTGATTGA
- a CDS encoding glutaredoxin family protein, translating into MKIFIFVRQGCCLCDSLKNKLAKINLNELFPNLEELKEIDIDRIDLYKDKYKKYDYEVPVIAVEGNRYEEIIELPRISPRLKDDQLKNWFQKNINTILKK; encoded by the coding sequence ATGAAAATATTTATTTTTGTTAGGCAGGGATGTTGCCTTTGTGATTCATTAAAAAACAAACTGGCAAAAATAAATCTTAATGAGTTATTCCCTAATCTAGAGGAGCTTAAAGAAATTGATATTGATAGGATCGATTTATATAAAGATAAATATAAAAAATATGATTATGAAGTACCTGTAATTGCTGTTGAAGGAAATAGGTATGAGGAAATTATAGAATTACCTCGTATTTCTCCAAGATTAAAAGATGATCAATTAAAGAATTGGTTTCAAAAAAATATTAATACCATTCTGAAGAAATAA
- a CDS encoding UDP-N-acetylmuramoyl-L-alanyl-D-glutamate--2,6-diaminopimelate ligase → MRSIKLHRLLDLVGIIPSLDLIDKEINNISFNSKEVQKGTLFLGMPGLNVDGGKYCIEAIENGAEAAIIGSAAKQKIGSIDRERILVIEDNLDYIFGQIVSEFWNRPSRKLKLIGVTGTNGKTTITFLLEYLLKKLGKKTALFGTLFNRWPGFSEVASHTTDFADKLQKKLNAAVDAESEFAILEVSSHSIAQNRISGCEFEAAIFTNLTQDHLDYHSDMESYFQTKRKLFFPPYLKDKDGISVLNHDDLWISKLSSDLEKRSSLVSTKITKSEFKNDGFFYVTDKQFTESGSTCIFHTPKEKIKLFVPLVGEFNLMNAIQAITILYKLNFSLKDLSKLIQSFPGAPGRMEKIEIDNNDVSRSLPIVIIDYAHTPDGLKKVLQSIKKLCKGKLITVFGCGGDRDRSKRPLMGSIAEEFSDHVFITSDNPRSEEPQQIVNDILMGIEKREKITFDIDRFKAINESIKFANKEDIVLIAGKGHEDYQILNDKVINFDDRKIAQKLLQEKSKSK, encoded by the coding sequence ATGAGATCTATAAAATTACATAGACTTTTAGATTTGGTAGGAATTATCCCCTCATTAGATCTAATTGATAAAGAAATCAATAATATTTCTTTTAACTCTAAAGAAGTACAAAAAGGAACTTTATTTTTAGGTATGCCTGGTTTAAATGTTGATGGAGGAAAATATTGTATTGAGGCAATTGAAAATGGTGCAGAGGCTGCCATTATTGGATCTGCTGCAAAACAGAAAATTGGATCTATTGATCGAGAAAGGATTTTGGTTATAGAGGATAATTTAGATTATATTTTTGGTCAAATAGTCTCTGAGTTTTGGAATAGGCCTTCAAGAAAACTAAAACTTATTGGTGTTACGGGTACAAATGGAAAAACGACAATTACTTTTTTACTGGAATATCTTTTAAAAAAATTAGGAAAAAAGACTGCATTATTTGGGACCTTATTTAATAGATGGCCTGGCTTCTCTGAAGTGGCTTCTCATACAACTGATTTCGCTGATAAACTTCAAAAAAAATTAAATGCTGCTGTTGATGCAGAATCTGAATTCGCGATATTAGAAGTAAGTTCTCATTCTATTGCTCAAAACAGGATATCTGGCTGCGAATTTGAAGCGGCTATTTTTACTAATTTAACTCAAGATCATCTTGATTATCACTCAGATATGGAATCTTATTTTCAAACAAAAAGAAAATTATTTTTCCCACCTTATTTAAAAGATAAAGATGGAATTTCCGTATTAAATCATGATGACCTTTGGATATCTAAATTATCATCTGATCTTGAAAAGAGATCGTCATTAGTCTCTACAAAGATTACTAAGAGTGAATTTAAAAATGATGGTTTTTTTTACGTAACAGATAAACAATTTACTGAAAGTGGCTCCACCTGTATTTTTCATACACCTAAGGAAAAAATTAAACTTTTTGTTCCACTTGTGGGTGAATTTAATTTAATGAATGCGATTCAAGCAATAACAATTTTGTATAAACTTAATTTCTCTTTAAAAGATTTATCAAAGTTAATACAATCTTTCCCTGGTGCTCCTGGGAGAATGGAGAAGATAGAAATTGATAATAATGACGTTTCAAGATCACTTCCAATAGTAATTATTGATTATGCCCATACTCCTGATGGATTAAAAAAAGTTTTGCAATCAATTAAAAAACTTTGTAAAGGGAAACTCATTACTGTTTTTGGCTGTGGAGGAGATCGAGATCGTAGTAAAAGGCCTTTAATGGGATCAATAGCTGAAGAGTTTTCTGATCATGTATTTATAACTTCAGATAATCCAAGATCAGAGGAACCGCAACAGATAGTAAATGATATTTTAATGGGTATAGAAAAAAGAGAAAAAATAACATTTGATATTGATAGATTTAAAGCAATAAATGAATCTATCAAATTTGCTAATAAAGAAGATATTGTTTTAATAGCTGGAAAAGGACATGAAGACTATCAAATTCTCAATGATAAAGTGATTAATTTTGATGATAGAAAAATAGCTCAAAAATTATTACAAGAAAAAAGTAAATCTAAATAA
- a CDS encoding SDR family NAD(P)-dependent oxidoreductase, with amino-acid sequence MKGLALIVGAGGIGTQIAKDLNESEKELDVVLCGRKSQFNSFWELDIEDSQSLLQFKSKISNHSSKLRLVVNATGKLHSENLKPEKRLQHLDKKNMMESFSINAFSPILLAKAIEEFIPKDCEFNFASISARVGSIGDNQTGGWYSYRAAKSAQNQFFKSLSIEWARRFPKATITLLHPGTVDTDLSRPFHKFVPEHKLFSTEKSSQFLISIIKNQSPASTGKFIAWDSSEIPW; translated from the coding sequence ATGAAGGGGTTAGCCTTAATCGTAGGCGCAGGTGGAATTGGAACGCAAATAGCTAAAGATTTGAATGAAAGTGAAAAAGAATTAGATGTTGTTTTGTGTGGAAGAAAAAGTCAATTTAATTCTTTTTGGGAATTAGACATAGAGGATTCTCAATCACTTTTGCAGTTTAAAAGTAAAATTTCGAATCATTCTTCAAAATTAAGATTGGTAGTTAATGCTACTGGAAAACTTCATAGTGAAAATCTTAAGCCAGAAAAAAGATTACAACATCTTGATAAAAAAAATATGATGGAAAGTTTTTCAATAAATGCCTTTTCTCCTATTTTATTAGCTAAAGCTATTGAAGAATTTATACCAAAAGATTGTGAGTTTAATTTTGCAAGTATAAGTGCAAGAGTAGGAAGCATTGGAGATAATCAAACTGGAGGTTGGTATTCATATAGAGCTGCAAAATCTGCGCAAAATCAGTTTTTTAAATCTTTAAGTATTGAGTGGGCTAGACGTTTTCCAAAAGCTACAATTACATTGCTTCATCCAGGTACAGTAGATACTGATTTATCTAGACCTTTTCATAAATTTGTTCCAGAACATAAATTATTTAGTACAGAAAAATCATCCCAATTCTTGATCAGTATTATTAAAAATCAATCACCAGCATCTACCGGAAAATTTATTGCATGGGATAGCTCAGAAATTCCCTGGTAA
- a CDS encoding aminotransferase class V-fold PLP-dependent enzyme, protein MIINLRDQIPALKNKYYFNYGGQGPLPKSSLEAIVKTWEIIQDLGPFTNDMWPFIYKEILTTKKIIAQKLGVNSKNVALTENISSGMILPFWGIKVEGGEELLISDCEHPGVVAASREFCRRNKLIFKILPIQKIKNLNDENIILEISKNLNSKTKILIISHILWNFGYKIPLKQISIELKNNRENSYLLVDGAQTFGHIKIEDEVFYSDLYSITSHKWACGPEGLGAIYVSDRFIHETDPTIIGWKSLKKEQGIYEPSDNLFHEDARKFEVATSCIPLLAGLRNSLDLLDKDCTEKEKSKHIKRLSGKLWDSLSQFKEIELVLEKKYLNGIVSFNIENIEDKYKFVKKLGEKKIWIRVLEDPKWFRACVHQMTTNDEIDLLSEEIKKLPGNF, encoded by the coding sequence ATGATAATTAATTTAAGAGATCAAATACCCGCATTAAAAAATAAATATTACTTCAATTATGGAGGTCAAGGACCATTACCAAAATCTTCTCTAGAAGCAATAGTCAAAACTTGGGAAATCATTCAAGATTTAGGACCATTTACAAATGATATGTGGCCTTTTATTTATAAAGAAATATTGACCACAAAAAAAATTATTGCGCAAAAATTAGGTGTTAATTCAAAAAATGTAGCTTTAACTGAGAATATCTCTTCTGGAATGATTTTGCCTTTTTGGGGTATAAAAGTAGAAGGGGGAGAAGAATTGTTAATAAGTGACTGTGAACATCCTGGTGTAGTAGCTGCAAGTAGAGAATTTTGTAGGAGAAATAAATTAATATTCAAAATTTTACCAATCCAAAAAATTAAAAATCTAAACGATGAAAATATAATTTTAGAGATTTCAAAAAATCTAAATAGTAAGACTAAGATCCTAATTATTTCTCATATTTTGTGGAACTTTGGATATAAAATTCCTTTAAAACAAATTTCTATCGAATTAAAAAATAATCGAGAAAATTCTTATCTACTTGTTGATGGTGCTCAAACCTTTGGTCATATAAAAATTGAAGATGAAGTTTTTTATTCTGATCTATATTCCATAACTTCTCATAAATGGGCATGTGGTCCTGAAGGACTTGGAGCTATTTATGTCTCAGATAGATTTATTCATGAAACAGATCCAACAATAATTGGTTGGAAATCATTAAAAAAAGAACAAGGAATTTATGAACCTTCAGATAATCTTTTTCATGAAGATGCAAGAAAGTTTGAAGTAGCTACCTCTTGTATTCCTTTACTTGCAGGTCTTCGGAATTCTTTAGATCTTTTGGATAAAGACTGTACTGAAAAAGAAAAAAGCAAACATATCAAAAGATTAAGTGGGAAACTTTGGGATAGTTTAAGTCAATTTAAAGAAATTGAATTAGTTTTAGAAAAAAAATACTTAAATGGGATAGTTAGTTTTAATATCGAAAATATTGAAGATAAGTACAAATTTGTGAAGAAACTTGGAGAAAAGAAAATTTGGATTAGAGTTTTAGAAGACCCAAAATGGTTTAGAGCATGCGTACATCAGATGACAACAAACGATGAAATTGATTTACTTTCTGAAGAAATAAAAAAATTACCAGGGAATTTCTGA
- a CDS encoding methyltransferase domain-containing protein encodes MSNDCCNTDESNKNLKGLDHKDAIQERYGSAALEKESCLCTPVGFNPVLLEAIPEEVIERDYGCGNPTKYVKKNDIVLDLGSGSGKNAFICSQIVGEEGKVIGVDQNPDMLKLSRYASKKFSEKIGFINTEFLSGSIENLDVLDKDLNPLIANKSVDIILSNCVLNLVNPESRKNLLRNIKRVLKDNGRIAISDIVSSKRVPLRLQNDHDLWTGCISGAWYEPELLNDFKDLGFKNLEFAERSNEPWKVIEDIEFRTVTLVGNI; translated from the coding sequence ATGTCTAACGATTGCTGCAATACTGATGAGTCAAATAAAAATTTGAAAGGTCTTGATCATAAAGATGCTATTCAAGAAAGGTATGGTTCTGCTGCATTAGAAAAAGAGAGTTGTCTTTGCACACCTGTTGGTTTTAATCCTGTTTTACTTGAAGCAATTCCTGAAGAAGTTATTGAGAGAGATTATGGATGTGGTAATCCAACAAAATATGTAAAGAAGAATGATATTGTTTTAGATCTTGGCAGTGGGAGTGGCAAAAATGCATTTATTTGCTCTCAAATTGTTGGGGAAGAGGGGAAAGTAATTGGGGTTGATCAAAATCCTGATATGCTTAAATTATCAAGATATGCTTCCAAAAAGTTTTCAGAAAAGATAGGTTTCATCAACACAGAATTTCTTAGTGGATCAATTGAAAATCTCGATGTATTAGATAAAGATTTAAATCCATTAATCGCAAACAAATCAGTTGATATCATTTTAAGTAATTGTGTTTTAAATTTAGTAAATCCTGAATCTAGAAAAAATCTTTTAAGAAATATAAAAAGAGTTCTTAAAGATAATGGAAGAATAGCCATAAGCGATATTGTCTCAAGTAAAAGAGTTCCTTTAAGGTTGCAAAATGATCATGATCTATGGACAGGATGTATTAGTGGAGCGTGGTATGAGCCAGAATTACTAAATGATTTTAAAGATCTAGGTTTTAAAAACTTAGAATTCGCGGAGAGAAGTAATGAACCTTGGAAAGTTATTGAAGATATTGAATTTAGAACAGTTACTTTAGTAGGGAATATTTAG
- a CDS encoding DUF4278 domain-containing protein, with the protein MTTLTYRGKNYVQNKKAAKKQPVELTYRRNVYTNRMDDASSSNEKAELNYRGAKYTK; encoded by the coding sequence ATGACTACTTTAACTTACAGAGGTAAAAACTACGTTCAAAACAAAAAGGCTGCTAAAAAGCAACCTGTTGAACTTACCTACCGAAGAAACGTATACACCAATAGAATGGATGACGCTTCTTCAAGTAATGAAAAGGCAGAATTAAATTACAGAGGTGCTAAATACACTAAATAA
- a CDS encoding NifU family protein, with product MSTETLPLTNENVETVLDELRPFLISDGGNVEIAEIDGPIVKVRLQGACGSCPSSTMTLKMGIERKLKEMIPEISEVVQVL from the coding sequence ATGAGTACTGAAACATTACCACTTACAAATGAAAATGTAGAAACGGTTTTAGATGAACTAAGACCTTTCTTAATATCAGATGGAGGTAATGTAGAAATAGCAGAAATTGATGGTCCCATTGTTAAAGTAAGACTTCAAGGAGCATGTGGAAGCTGCCCAAGCAGTACCATGACATTAAAAATGGGAATAGAAAGAAAGCTAAAAGAAATGATTCCTGAAATAAGTGAAGTAGTCCAAGTTTTGTAA